DNA sequence from the Paenibacillus azoreducens genome:
ACAGGAATGCAGGAAGCGTAGGGCCCAGATGGATATTTTTGACGCCAAGATAAAGCAGGGCAAGCAGCACGATCACCGCTTTTTGCTCGTACCAGGCAATGTTGTAGGAAATCGGCAGTTCGTTGATATCCTCAAGGCCGAATACTTCCTTCAGCTTCAATGCTATGACGACCAGGGAGTAGGAATCATTGCATTGCCCGGCGTCCAGAACCCGCGGAATGCCGCCGATTTCGCCTAAGTCCAGCTTATTGTATTTGTATTTGGCACAGCCTGCGGTCAGGATGACCGTATCCTTCGGAAGTTGAGCCGCAAAATCGGTGTAATAACCGCGGGATTTCATCCGTCCGTCGCAGCCGGCCATGACGAAGAAACGGCGGATCGCGCCGGATTTCACGGCATCGACGATTTGATCGGCCACGTTCATCACAGCGGCATGGGCGAAGCCGCCGATGATCTCGCCGGTTTCAAGCTCCGTTGGGGCCGGGCACCCTTTCGCTTGCTCGATCAGGGCGGAGAAGTCCTTGGGAGCACCGTTCATTCCTTCCGGAATATGGCGTACGCCCGGAAAGCCGGTGTTGCCCGTCGTATAAATGCGGTCCTTATAGCTGTCCTTCGGCGGAATGATACAGTTGGTCGTCATCAGAATCGGCCCGTTAAAGGATGCAAATTCGCTGTTCTGCTTCCACCAGGCATTCCCGTAATTGCCTACAAAATGCTCATATTTCTTGAATGCCGGATAATAGTGGGCAGGCAGCATTTCACTGTGCGTGTACACGTCCACGCCGGTTCCTTCCGTCTGCTTCAGCAGCTCTTCCAAATCCTTCAGGTCGTGGCCGCTGATGAGAATGCCGGGCCGGTTTCTAACCCCGATATTGACCTTCGTAATTTCCGGATTTCCGTAAACGGAAGTGTTCGCTTCGTCAAGCATCGCCATGGCGTTGACGCCGTATTTGCCGGTTTCCATCGTCAAAGCTACCAGATCCTGCACCTCAAGGCTGTCGTCAAGCGTAGCCGCAAGCGCACGGCGCATGAATCGGTTTAATTCGATATCATCTCTCTCCAGATGAAGCGCGTGGTACGTATAAGCAGCCATTCCCTTCAAGCCGTAAGTAATCAATTCGCGCAGCGAGCGGATGTCTTCGCTCTGGGTCGAGAGGACACCAACTGTACGTGCTTTTTCATCAAATAGGGTTTCATGATCTGCTTCCCAGACGGCAGCATCAGGGAGATTGGCTGTTCCTTCCGGATATTGTTCGTTGAAATAGGCGCGCACCTCGCCGCGGAGCGCAATCGCTTCCCGGATTCTCCCCACAAAAACCTCGCGGTCAAAGTTAGCGTTCGTAATGGTTGCAAACAAGGAGTCCATGATAAAGAGCGATACGCGCTGTTCAAGCGCTTCCGGCAGCCGGACATCCAGACTAAGAAAAGAGATACCTTTCAGCAGATAAATCAACAAATCCTGCAGGTTCGCCACATCATGCGGTTTGCCGCATACGCCGACAAGGGTGCAGCCTGTTCCTTTGGATGCTTCCTGGCATTGAAAGCAGAACATGGACGGCTGATGATTTAAGGCCTGCTCTGTCACGTTGTTATTCATTATTTCTCCTCCGGTTTCATGAGTTCTTTGTCGCCTAAGGTCAGCATAATTCCGCGTTGTCATTGGACTGTCAAAAAAAGTATACTTCGCTGCTATAACTGGAATGGTGATTGGAATCACCTTATTTTTTAAGTTTGTGTGTTAAATCACAAAGTTGGTTCGTTTCTTCTT
Encoded proteins:
- the hcp gene encoding hydroxylamine reductase, with protein sequence MNNNVTEQALNHQPSMFCFQCQEASKGTGCTLVGVCGKPHDVANLQDLLIYLLKGISFLSLDVRLPEALEQRVSLFIMDSLFATITNANFDREVFVGRIREAIALRGEVRAYFNEQYPEGTANLPDAAVWEADHETLFDEKARTVGVLSTQSEDIRSLRELITYGLKGMAAYTYHALHLERDDIELNRFMRRALAATLDDSLEVQDLVALTMETGKYGVNAMAMLDEANTSVYGNPEITKVNIGVRNRPGILISGHDLKDLEELLKQTEGTGVDVYTHSEMLPAHYYPAFKKYEHFVGNYGNAWWKQNSEFASFNGPILMTTNCIIPPKDSYKDRIYTTGNTGFPGVRHIPEGMNGAPKDFSALIEQAKGCPAPTELETGEIIGGFAHAAVMNVADQIVDAVKSGAIRRFFVMAGCDGRMKSRGYYTDFAAQLPKDTVILTAGCAKYKYNKLDLGEIGGIPRVLDAGQCNDSYSLVVIALKLKEVFGLEDINELPISYNIAWYEQKAVIVLLALLYLGVKNIHLGPTLPAFLSPNVAKVLVDNFGIGGITNVEDDMKMFLGA